In Alphaproteobacteria bacterium, one genomic interval encodes:
- a CDS encoding 30S ribosomal protein S17 produces MPKRVLSGVVVSDKCDKTLTVKVTRRFMHPLYKKYITRSKKYAVHDPLNAGKVGDHVQIIESKPISKSKTWSVLADNS; encoded by the coding sequence ATGCCAAAAAGAGTTTTATCAGGTGTTGTTGTAAGTGATAAGTGTGACAAAACGCTAACTGTTAAGGTTACAAGACGTTTTATGCACCCTCTTTACAAAAAGTATATTACGCGGTCCAAGAAGTATGCGGTTCATGATCCGTTGAACGCAGGTAAGGTCGGTGACCACGTGCAGATAATTGAAAGTAAGCCAATCTCCAAGTCTAAGACCTGGAGCGTTTTGGCTGATAACTCTTAG
- a CDS encoding preprotein translocase subunit SecY: MSSAAEQLAANFNFNVFSKAHELKKRIWYTLGALIIYRLGSYIPLPGVDIAVIKTLASKNANNFFGIFNMFSGGALERMSILALNIVPYISASIIIQLMTAISPTLEALKKEGESGRQKINQYTRYLTVFLATAQAFGLSTGLVAQGAVSIDPIIFKITTVINIVGGTLFLMWLGEQITSRGIGNGVSLIIFSGIVANLPQAALGLIELGQDNTIPIMFILFLFAVIIAIFAFIVFVERAIRKVLVQYPKRQVGARVQGGEASYIPLKLNSSGVLPPIFAQALLVLPSTAVMFVSDSSPEWLQTLLFYLSPGKPLFIVLMSILIVFFAYFYTTIIFNPADTAENLKKSGGFIPGIRPGQATADFIERLLNRLTFFGASYLVIVCLMPELLKAKYAVPFYFGGTSLLIIVSVTLDTVAQVQSHLVAHQYEGLLKKANLKGRRR; encoded by the coding sequence ATGTCTTCTGCGGCTGAACAACTCGCTGCCAATTTTAATTTCAACGTTTTTTCTAAAGCGCATGAACTCAAAAAACGCATCTGGTATACACTAGGTGCGTTAATTATTTATCGTTTGGGAAGTTATATTCCGCTTCCTGGTGTTGATATTGCTGTTATCAAAACGCTTGCTAGCAAAAATGCCAATAATTTTTTTGGTATTTTTAATATGTTCTCCGGTGGTGCTTTGGAGCGTATGTCAATCTTGGCGCTTAACATTGTGCCCTACATTTCGGCAAGTATCATTATCCAGCTGATGACTGCTATTTCGCCGACTCTGGAAGCTTTGAAAAAAGAGGGTGAATCGGGCCGGCAAAAAATCAATCAATACACCCGTTATTTAACAGTGTTCCTGGCAACTGCTCAAGCTTTTGGTTTGTCAACAGGGCTTGTGGCTCAAGGGGCCGTTTCCATTGATCCAATTATTTTTAAAATTACCACTGTGATTAATATTGTTGGTGGTACGTTGTTCCTTATGTGGTTGGGCGAACAGATTACTTCACGCGGTATCGGTAATGGTGTGTCGCTGATTATTTTTTCTGGAATCGTGGCGAACTTACCCCAAGCAGCTTTAGGTTTGATTGAATTGGGACAAGATAATACCATTCCTATTATGTTTATCCTCTTTTTGTTTGCAGTTATTATTGCCATCTTTGCCTTCATCGTTTTTGTTGAACGGGCGATTCGTAAGGTCTTGGTTCAATACCCAAAACGCCAAGTTGGCGCACGTGTGCAGGGCGGTGAGGCGAGTTATATTCCGTTAAAGTTGAATAGCTCTGGGGTTTTGCCCCCCATCTTTGCTCAGGCATTGTTGGTTCTGCCATCGACTGCTGTAATGTTTGTTTCTGATAGTTCGCCAGAGTGGTTGCAAACGCTGTTGTTTTATCTATCTCCTGGTAAACCACTATTTATTGTGTTGATGAGCATATTGATTGTCTTCTTTGCATACTTCTACACGACCATTATTTTTAACCCAGCAGACACAGCTGAAAACTTGAAAAAATCCGGTGGCTTTATCCCAGGTATTCGACCAGGGCAGGCGACGGCAGACTTTATTGAGAGACTGCTCAATCGTCTTACGTTCTTTGGAGCCTCTTACCTGGTTATCGTTTGTTTGATGCCAGAGCTTTTAAAGGCGAAATACGCGGTTCCCTTTTACTTTGGTGGGACAAGCTTATTGATCATTGTCAGTGTAACCTTGGATACTGTGGCCCAAGTCCAATCGCATTTGGTGGCCCATCAGTATGAAGGGTTGCTGAAAAAGGCTAATCTTAAAGGACGTCGTCGATGA
- a CDS encoding 30S ribosomal protein S13 — translation MARIAGINLPAGKPVWISLTYIYGIGRTASVDICRKANVEPMTRVSKLTEDEVSAIRQVIDQDHQVEGDLRRVVSMNIKRLVDLGCYRGLRHRKRLPVRGQRTHTNARTRKGKAVAIAGKKK, via the coding sequence TTGGCACGTATTGCAGGTATAAACCTTCCCGCTGGTAAGCCAGTCTGGATATCATTAACATACATTTATGGCATTGGCAGAACAGCCTCTGTTGACATTTGCCGAAAGGCCAACGTTGAGCCCATGACACGCGTCAGTAAATTGACTGAGGACGAAGTTTCCGCCATCCGTCAAGTGATTGATCAAGACCATCAGGTAGAAGGTGACTTGCGCCGTGTTGTGTCTATGAACATCAAACGGTTGGTTGATTTGGGTTGTTATCGTGGTCTGCGCCACAGAAAACGTTTGCCTGTCCGCGGTCAAAGAACACACACCAACGCCCGGACCCGCAAAGGTAAAGCGGTTGCAATCGCCGGTAAGAAAAAATAA
- a CDS encoding 30S ribosomal protein S19: MSRSVWKGPFVDHYLLKKAEKVRDSGRNDVIKTWSRRSTILPNFVGLTFGVHNGKKFIPVLVTENMIGHKFGEFSATRTYHGHGVDKKAKRG, from the coding sequence TTGTCCCGTTCTGTTTGGAAAGGCCCTTTTGTTGATCACTACCTGCTAAAGAAGGCAGAAAAAGTCAGAGACTCTGGTCGTAATGATGTGATCAAAACATGGTCGCGTCGCTCAACCATTTTGCCCAACTTTGTTGGTTTGACTTTTGGTGTTCACAACGGTAAAAAATTTATCCCCGTTCTTGTGACTGAAAACATGATTGGTCACAAATTTGGTGAATTTTCTGCAACGCGTACCTATCACGGGCACGGCGTTGATAAAAAAGCGAAAAGAGGTTAA
- a CDS encoding adenylate kinase: MNIILIGPPGSGKGTQAEFLKNTYGLVHLSTGQMLRDEIAEGTELGQKAKDMIDSGQLIADDLVVSMLNETLSKPDYRVGVILDGFPRTVKQAVCLDDMLKKLDRTIDHVIQIKIDEPVLMKRITGRFYCGQCKANYNDFFKMPDEQGVCDICGASDFMRRPDDSAETLKTRLKKYQEETQPIIPFYIGKGVLKEVDGSLPMEEVSRQIAEIIEN; this comes from the coding sequence ATGAATATCATCCTGATAGGCCCTCCTGGGTCTGGAAAAGGGACACAAGCCGAGTTTTTGAAGAATACCTACGGGCTTGTTCACCTCTCAACGGGTCAAATGCTTAGAGACGAGATTGCTGAAGGAACAGAACTGGGGCAAAAGGCTAAGGACATGATTGATTCAGGTCAATTAATTGCCGATGACTTGGTTGTGAGTATGCTGAATGAGACGTTGAGTAAACCAGATTATCGCGTGGGTGTGATTTTAGACGGTTTCCCCCGCACGGTCAAGCAAGCGGTTTGTTTGGATGACATGCTTAAAAAATTGGATCGGACCATTGATCATGTGATACAAATAAAAATTGATGAACCGGTCTTGATGAAGCGGATCACCGGCCGGTTTTATTGTGGCCAGTGCAAAGCAAATTATAACGATTTTTTTAAGATGCCAGATGAGCAGGGTGTTTGTGATATCTGTGGCGCCTCTGACTTTATGAGACGGCCAGATGATTCTGCCGAAACTTTAAAAACACGTCTTAAAAAATATCAAGAAGAAACCCAGCCAATTATCCCTTTTTATATTGGGAAAGGTGTGCTGAAAGAAGTGGATGGATCTCTGCCAATGGAAGAAGTTTCCCGGCAAATTGCAGAAATTATCGAAAATTAA
- a CDS encoding 50S ribosomal protein L6 yields MSRVGVKSISLPEGVALKIEDQAISATGKIGTESTHYDTINTHVDVKEGVVTVKPLSDKKEAMIMWGTQRANIANIVKGVSEGFTINMEINGVGYRANVQGNVLTLALGFSHDVVFDIPEDIKIVCPKPTQLTITGSNKQRVGQIAAKIRGYRPPEPYKGKGIKYADEIIVRKEGKKK; encoded by the coding sequence ATGTCACGCGTTGGAGTTAAATCGATATCCCTTCCAGAAGGGGTTGCCCTTAAAATTGAAGATCAGGCAATCTCAGCTACTGGTAAGATTGGAACTGAGTCAACCCATTACGACACAATCAACACGCACGTTGATGTTAAAGAAGGTGTTGTAACGGTGAAGCCTCTTTCTGATAAAAAAGAAGCCATGATCATGTGGGGAACACAGAGAGCTAATATCGCGAACATCGTGAAAGGTGTCAGCGAAGGCTTTACCATTAACATGGAAATCAACGGTGTTGGTTATCGGGCAAATGTGCAGGGCAATGTCCTGACTCTTGCTCTTGGTTTTAGCCACGATGTGGTTTTTGATATCCCCGAGGATATTAAAATTGTATGCCCAAAACCTACGCAATTGACGATCACTGGATCCAATAAGCAACGCGTCGGTCAGATTGCAGCTAAAATCAGAGGATATCGCCCTCCTGAGCCTTATAAAGGTAAGGGAATTAAATATGCGGATGAAATTATTGTCCGTAAAGAAGGTAAGAAAAAGTAA
- a CDS encoding 50S ribosomal protein L24, with the protein MTVKFRIKSGDTVIVTVGKDKGKTGEVQSVDRQKHRVVVKGINIQKKHQKPSQNNPGGMIEKEGTLHISNVSLIDPETKKPTRVGVEISAEGKKVRVAKKSNKKIDEK; encoded by the coding sequence ATGACCGTTAAATTTCGCATAAAATCTGGTGACACTGTTATTGTAACAGTTGGTAAAGACAAAGGTAAAACAGGTGAAGTTCAGTCTGTTGATCGCCAAAAGCACCGTGTGGTTGTTAAAGGTATCAACATTCAAAAGAAGCACCAAAAACCCTCTCAGAATAATCCTGGTGGGATGATTGAAAAAGAAGGCACTCTTCATATATCTAATGTGAGTCTGATTGATCCCGAGACAAAAAAACCAACCCGTGTGGGCGTTGAAATCTCGGCAGAAGGTAAAAAAGTGAGAGTTGCCAAAAAATCTAATAAAAAAATAGATGAGAAGTAA
- a CDS encoding 50S ribosomal protein L15 translates to MLNQLRDNIGSKKNSKRLGRGIGSGKGKTSGRGVKGYKARSGSSVNGFEGGQMPLHMRLPKRGFKSINRVEMAKVNLCRLQDLIEAGKIDAKADVTKEIMQSLGLIHSQNELVKLLGTGDLDVALNLHVDFASKTAVKKVVAKGGQVHLQFPQE, encoded by the coding sequence ATGTTAAATCAACTTCGCGATAATATCGGTTCAAAGAAAAACTCAAAAAGACTTGGTCGCGGTATCGGTTCAGGTAAGGGTAAAACCTCTGGTCGTGGTGTTAAAGGATACAAAGCGCGCTCCGGATCTTCTGTAAATGGTTTTGAGGGTGGACAAATGCCCCTTCACATGCGATTACCAAAGCGTGGTTTTAAAAGCATTAACAGAGTTGAAATGGCCAAAGTTAATCTTTGCCGCTTGCAGGACCTTATTGAAGCTGGCAAGATTGATGCAAAAGCTGACGTGACTAAAGAAATCATGCAAAGTCTCGGCTTAATTCATTCTCAAAACGAATTGGTTAAGCTTTTAGGAACTGGGGATCTTGATGTTGCTCTCAACCTGCACGTTGATTTTGCGTCTAAAACTGCTGTAAAAAAGGTTGTTGCCAAGGGTGGGCAAGTTCATTTACAGTTTCCTCAAGAATAA
- a CDS encoding 50S ribosomal protein L18, producing MTNSVQKYERRQRRIRSKLKRHAQGSDRLRLSVFRSNNHIYAQIIDDLNQKTLVSASSTEPSLKSKLGKVSGCAIAEEIGKEFARRAAKAGCKKVYFDRGAFPYHGRVAALANGARAEGLEF from the coding sequence ATGACTAACTCTGTTCAAAAATATGAACGTCGTCAACGCCGCATCCGTTCTAAACTTAAGCGTCATGCTCAAGGTTCTGATCGCTTAAGGTTGTCAGTGTTTCGTTCTAACAATCATATCTATGCGCAAATCATTGATGACCTAAACCAAAAGACGCTTGTGTCTGCTAGCTCAACTGAGCCATCACTTAAAAGCAAGCTTGGTAAAGTTTCAGGTTGCGCCATAGCAGAAGAAATTGGTAAAGAATTTGCACGCCGGGCTGCTAAAGCTGGGTGTAAGAAGGTTTATTTTGACCGTGGTGCATTCCCGTACCATGGACGTGTCGCGGCATTGGCGAACGGTGCACGTGCCGAAGGTTTAGAATTTTAA
- a CDS encoding 50S ribosomal protein L5, whose protein sequence is MTRLHSIYESKIKGLMQEKYGYKNPMEIPRIEKITLNMGVGEGSKDSKKVTAAASNLAAIAGQKPVETLAKNSIAGFKIRDGMKIGTKVTLRRARMYEFLDRLITIALPRVRDFRGVSPKSFDGRGNYSMGLKEQIVFVEIDYDKIDQIRGMDINIITSAKNDDEARELLRFFGMPFIKS, encoded by the coding sequence ATGACACGCTTGCACAGCATATATGAGTCTAAAATTAAAGGATTGATGCAGGAAAAATATGGGTATAAAAACCCAATGGAAATTCCACGCATTGAAAAGATCACCTTAAACATGGGTGTTGGTGAAGGCTCAAAAGATTCGAAAAAAGTGACTGCAGCGGCGTCGAACCTTGCGGCAATCGCAGGACAAAAGCCCGTCGAAACGCTTGCTAAAAACTCAATTGCTGGTTTCAAAATACGGGATGGTATGAAAATTGGGACCAAAGTTACCTTGCGGCGTGCGCGTATGTATGAATTTTTAGATCGTTTGATCACCATTGCATTGCCACGTGTTCGAGATTTTCGCGGTGTTTCGCCTAAGTCTTTTGATGGTCGTGGTAATTACAGCATGGGACTTAAGGAACAAATCGTCTTTGTTGAAATTGATTATGACAAAATTGATCAAATTCGTGGTATGGACATTAATATAATAACGTCGGCTAAAAATGATGACGAGGCGCGTGAGCTTCTGAGATTCTTTGGTATGCCGTTCATTAAAAGTTAG
- a CDS encoding 50S ribosomal protein L2: MALKKYNPVTPSTRQLVTVDRSDLWSGRPHKPLIEGLRKSGGRNNRGRMTVRHRGGGHKKLYRVVDFKRHTTLTEGTVERIEYDPNRTAHIALIDYGNDVKSYIIAPQRLAAGDKIIASEDADIKVGNALPLSRIPIGTIIHNIEMKPLKGAQIARSAGTYAQYVGRDLGKALLRLSSGELRMVPLKCWAVVGAVSNSDHKNTNLGKAGRSRWLGRRPHVRGVAMNPVDHPHGGGEGRTSGGRHPVTPWGKSTKGKKTRNKKKSSTKMIVSRSKSRR, translated from the coding sequence ATGGCGCTAAAAAAATATAATCCAGTTACTCCTTCTACCCGTCAGCTGGTTACTGTTGATCGCTCTGACTTATGGTCAGGTCGTCCTCATAAGCCTTTGATTGAAGGCTTGCGTAAGTCAGGTGGGCGTAATAACCGTGGACGGATGACTGTTCGTCATCGTGGTGGCGGACATAAAAAGCTTTATCGTGTTGTCGACTTTAAGAGGCACACAACGCTAACTGAAGGTACGGTTGAAAGAATTGAGTATGATCCTAACCGGACAGCTCACATTGCGTTGATTGATTATGGTAACGATGTAAAATCTTATATTATTGCACCGCAGCGATTGGCTGCTGGTGATAAAATCATCGCCAGTGAAGATGCTGATATTAAAGTCGGAAATGCGCTACCTTTAAGCCGGATTCCAATCGGTACCATCATTCACAATATTGAGATGAAGCCTCTTAAGGGTGCGCAAATAGCGCGTTCTGCAGGTACATATGCTCAGTATGTCGGTCGTGACCTAGGCAAAGCCTTGCTTCGATTGAGCTCTGGGGAATTACGAATGGTTCCGCTTAAGTGTTGGGCTGTTGTTGGAGCTGTTTCTAACTCAGATCATAAAAACACGAACTTGGGTAAAGCAGGCCGTTCCCGTTGGCTAGGTCGTCGCCCGCATGTTCGTGGTGTTGCGATGAACCCTGTAGATCATCCACATGGTGGTGGTGAGGGTCGGACATCTGGTGGTCGTCACCCTGTAACACCTTGGGGTAAGTCAACCAAGGGTAAGAAAACAAGAAATAAGAAAAAATCGTCAACTAAGATGATTGTTTCACGTAGTAAATCAAGGAGATAA
- a CDS encoding 50S ribosomal protein L29 translates to MLMKEISKLSESDIKKLILKKKEELFKLRFQKAGGHVTNTSRFREIRKEVARAQLALGRINSKS, encoded by the coding sequence ATGTTGATGAAAGAAATATCTAAGTTAAGCGAGAGCGATATTAAAAAACTGATTCTTAAGAAAAAAGAAGAGTTGTTTAAGTTGCGCTTTCAAAAAGCTGGTGGACATGTAACGAATACAAGTCGTTTTCGCGAGATCAGAAAAGAAGTGGCTAGAGCACAATTGGCTTTGGGCCGGATCAATTCTAAAAGTTAA
- a CDS encoding 50S ribosomal protein L14: MVQMQTRLQVADNSGAKSVQCIKVLGGSHHMEAGIGDVIVVSVKEAIHRSKVKKGSIHKAVIVRTCVGVRRPDGSQITFDSNAAVLINAQGEPVGTRIFGPVTRELRQKKYMKIISLAPEVL, from the coding sequence ATGGTTCAAATGCAAACAAGGCTTCAGGTTGCTGATAACTCAGGTGCCAAGTCTGTACAGTGTATCAAGGTTTTAGGTGGATCTCACCACATGGAAGCTGGTATTGGCGACGTGATCGTTGTCTCGGTTAAGGAAGCAATCCACCGCTCCAAGGTGAAAAAGGGATCCATTCACAAAGCTGTGATTGTTCGCACATGCGTTGGTGTGCGTCGCCCCGATGGTAGCCAAATCACTTTTGATTCAAACGCAGCTGTCTTGATTAATGCTCAAGGCGAGCCTGTTGGCACACGTATCTTTGGCCCAGTTACTCGTGAATTGCGTCAAAAAAAATATATGAAAATTATTTCACTTGCTCCAGAGGTGCTGTAG
- a CDS encoding 30S ribosomal protein S5: MSNFKEKNTSNLVDKLVSINRVSKVVKGGRNFSFASLVVVGDGQGRVGHGLGKAREVPDAIRKANEAAEKNMIRVPLKEGRTFHHDVVGTYGAAKLNLRAAPPGTGIIAGGPARAVLEALGVRDVVCKSVGTSNPHNMVRALFNGLLSMASPRMIAQRRGMKVSDIVSTRRAEDSEKSQAGENNEPTEVQA; this comes from the coding sequence GTGAGTAATTTTAAAGAAAAGAATACATCAAATCTCGTTGATAAGCTTGTAAGCATCAACCGTGTTTCGAAGGTTGTTAAAGGGGGACGTAATTTCTCTTTCGCCTCCTTGGTTGTGGTTGGTGATGGCCAGGGACGTGTTGGTCATGGCCTTGGTAAAGCCCGTGAGGTGCCAGATGCTATTCGTAAAGCAAATGAAGCTGCAGAAAAAAACATGATCCGTGTTCCATTGAAGGAAGGTCGTACTTTTCACCATGATGTTGTGGGAACCTATGGGGCGGCTAAGTTAAACTTGCGTGCAGCTCCTCCAGGAACTGGAATCATCGCCGGTGGTCCTGCGCGGGCCGTTTTGGAAGCATTGGGCGTTCGGGACGTGGTTTGCAAGTCTGTTGGAACCTCTAACCCTCACAACATGGTTAGAGCCCTTTTTAATGGCCTGTTGTCGATGGCGTCTCCTCGGATGATTGCTCAACGTCGTGGCATGAAAGTATCTGATATTGTTTCAACTCGCCGCGCTGAAGACTCTGAAAAAAGCCAGGCAGGTGAGAATAATGAGCCTACTGAGGTGCAAGCATGA
- a CDS encoding 50S ribosomal protein L23 has product MRDFTLKHRLSDEKKFDILLRPLVTEKTTQQAAFNQYAFVVARDSNKGQIKKAVEKAFGVTVEKINTVLQKGKTKKFRGRKAFRSDFKKAYVTLKSGQTIDMTAGN; this is encoded by the coding sequence ATGAGAGATTTTACGTTAAAACATAGACTCTCTGACGAAAAGAAATTTGATATTCTTTTGCGTCCTTTGGTGACTGAAAAAACAACGCAACAAGCGGCCTTTAACCAGTATGCCTTTGTTGTTGCGCGGGATTCTAACAAAGGACAAATCAAGAAAGCAGTTGAAAAAGCTTTTGGTGTCACCGTTGAAAAAATAAACACGGTGTTGCAAAAAGGAAAAACCAAAAAGTTCCGAGGTCGTAAGGCCTTTCGTTCTGATTTCAAGAAGGCGTATGTCACGCTTAAATCAGGCCAAACAATTGATATGACGGCAGGTAATTAA
- a CDS encoding 30S ribosomal protein S14: MAKESSVQKNLNRKKMVKRDQAKRMALKETIMNRDLSVDERFQATVKLSKLPRNGARTRIRNRCELTGRARGYYRKFGLSRIALRQLSSEGQIPGMTKSSW, encoded by the coding sequence ATGGCTAAAGAAAGCTCAGTACAAAAGAATTTAAATCGAAAAAAAATGGTTAAAAGAGATCAGGCAAAAAGAATGGCTCTTAAAGAAACCATTATGAATCGGGATCTTTCTGTGGATGAAAGATTTCAGGCGACGGTTAAACTTTCAAAGTTACCACGTAATGGTGCTCGTACCCGCATTCGTAATCGATGCGAACTTACCGGGCGCGCACGTGGCTACTACCGTAAGTTTGGCCTCTCACGTATTGCTCTGCGGCAGCTTTCTTCTGAAGGTCAGATCCCAGGCATGACAAAATCTAGTTGGTAA
- a CDS encoding 50S ribosomal protein L16, which produces MLSPKKTKFRKAFKGRIHGEAKGGFDLSFGQFGLKAITPERITARQIEACRRAINRHLKRAGRVWITIFPDLPVTQKPAEVRQGKGKGSVEYWAARVHPGRILFEIDGVSEELAREAFDLAAQKLPIKCKFVKRFV; this is translated from the coding sequence ATGCTGAGTCCTAAAAAAACAAAATTTAGAAAAGCCTTTAAAGGCCGTATCCATGGTGAAGCTAAAGGTGGGTTTGATCTTTCTTTTGGCCAGTTTGGGCTGAAGGCTATCACCCCCGAGCGTATTACGGCACGCCAAATAGAGGCATGTCGTCGTGCTATTAACCGGCATCTAAAGCGTGCAGGGCGTGTTTGGATTACGATATTCCCAGATCTTCCTGTGACGCAAAAACCTGCTGAGGTTCGTCAAGGTAAAGGTAAAGGGTCTGTTGAATATTGGGCAGCACGTGTGCACCCAGGTCGTATTTTGTTTGAAATTGACGGCGTGAGCGAAGAGCTTGCCCGTGAAGCATTTGATCTTGCGGCACAAAAGTTGCCCATTAAATGCAAATTTGTTAAGCGTTTTGTATAA
- a CDS encoding 50S ribosomal protein L22 encodes MNMALSSKQVLAVNKMIRSSSRKLNLVAAQIRGLPVHKAIQLLELSPKGVAKDVRKTLLSAIANAENNHNLDIDSLKVVESSVGKAMVMKRFMPRARGRASPILKPFSRLRIVVEECAENGEVA; translated from the coding sequence ATGAATATGGCGCTTTCCTCAAAACAAGTTTTAGCAGTAAACAAAATGATACGGTCTTCGTCTCGTAAGTTAAATTTGGTTGCTGCCCAAATACGTGGTTTGCCAGTACACAAAGCGATTCAACTGCTGGAGCTTTCTCCTAAGGGTGTTGCGAAAGATGTACGTAAAACACTTTTGTCTGCGATTGCCAATGCAGAAAACAATCACAACTTGGACATTGATTCTCTGAAGGTGGTTGAGTCGTCTGTAGGTAAAGCTATGGTTATGAAGCGCTTTATGCCAAGAGCGCGGGGTCGTGCATCGCCCATCCTCAAGCCTTTTAGTCGCTTGAGAATTGTTGTTGAAGAATGCGCTGAAAATGGAGAGGTGGCCTAA
- a CDS encoding 30S ribosomal protein S8: protein MSLSDPISDMLTRIRNAQTRRHNKVSCRHSRVNADILTVLKNKGFIEAFEVKEIRSGISDLVVTLKYYQGAATIKSLKRISKPGCRIYKSTQDLKPVFNGLGYAVMSTSKGVITDAEARNQKLGGEVLFEIY, encoded by the coding sequence ATGTCTCTATCAGACCCTATCTCAGACATGTTGACTCGCATTAGAAATGCGCAAACAAGACGTCATAACAAAGTATCTTGCCGGCACTCTCGGGTGAACGCTGATATCCTGACTGTTCTTAAGAACAAGGGGTTCATCGAGGCTTTTGAAGTTAAGGAAATTCGATCTGGTATTTCTGATTTGGTTGTCACGCTTAAGTACTATCAAGGGGCGGCTACAATCAAGTCATTGAAGCGTATTTCAAAGCCAGGTTGTCGCATTTACAAGTCAACACAAGATTTGAAGCCTGTTTTTAACGGTCTTGGATATGCAGTGATGTCAACATCAAAAGGTGTTATCACAGATGCAGAAGCTCGCAACCAAAAACTTGGTGGCGAAGTTTTATTTGAAATATATTAG
- a CDS encoding 30S ribosomal protein S3: MGQKVNPIGLRLGYTKSWDSIWFAGKDYAQQLKQDLMIRKYIFKNYKSAQVCRVVVERPAKKPNISIYAGRPGILIGKKGADIDALKKNLEKLIGTDVALNIQEERKPDINAKLAAENIAGQLERRVSFRRAMKKIVQSALRSGAEGIRVNVAGRLGGAEIARMEWYREGRVPLHTLRADIDYGTASAHTTYGVCGVKVWIYKGESQLATTPSETQKQS; the protein is encoded by the coding sequence ATGGGACAGAAAGTTAATCCAATCGGTCTTCGCCTTGGTTATACGAAATCGTGGGATTCTATTTGGTTTGCTGGTAAAGATTATGCTCAGCAGCTTAAGCAAGATCTAATGATTAGAAAGTATATCTTTAAAAACTATAAATCTGCTCAAGTTTGTCGGGTTGTTGTTGAGCGCCCTGCTAAAAAGCCGAATATTTCTATTTATGCGGGTCGTCCAGGTATTTTGATCGGAAAAAAAGGCGCTGACATTGATGCGCTTAAAAAGAATCTAGAAAAACTGATTGGTACTGACGTTGCCTTGAACATTCAAGAAGAGCGCAAGCCTGATATTAACGCAAAGCTTGCCGCTGAAAACATTGCAGGTCAGCTTGAGCGACGGGTTTCGTTCCGTCGGGCGATGAAAAAAATTGTTCAATCTGCTTTGAGATCGGGTGCTGAAGGGATTCGTGTCAATGTGGCGGGGCGTCTTGGTGGCGCTGAGATCGCTCGGATGGAGTGGTATCGTGAAGGGCGCGTTCCTTTGCATACCCTCAGAGCTGATATTGATTATGGTACTGCATCAGCGCACACAACCTATGGGGTTTGTGGTGTAAAGGTGTGGATTTATAAAGGTGAAAGCCAATTGGCGACAACACCAAGTGAAACACAAAAACAGTCGTAA
- a CDS encoding 50S ribosomal protein L30, whose protein sequence is MSTKTITVKQIYSAQRRPKVQQQCLHALGLRKISQTKTLEDNPIVRGLINKIRHLIEVIETPKSK, encoded by the coding sequence ATGAGTACTAAAACAATAACCGTTAAGCAAATTTACAGCGCGCAGCGTCGCCCAAAAGTACAACAGCAGTGTTTGCATGCTTTGGGCTTGCGTAAAATTAGTCAAACAAAAACACTGGAAGACAATCCCATTGTCCGTGGCCTTATCAATAAAATCAGACATCTTATTGAGGTCATTGAAACTCCTAAATCTAAATAG